One genomic region from Syngnathus typhle isolate RoL2023-S1 ecotype Sweden linkage group LG17, RoL_Styp_1.0, whole genome shotgun sequence encodes:
- the LOC133170367 gene encoding protein tweety homolog 2-like isoform X7 → MATASLNYVAPWWIYWLHNLPHLDLSLKPVDSTFRPEQEDYQQSAGSLRSAQTGVQRHLERLDEILAARADYLQALHFVRLMVNNVIRELNALPNVDKANMGLTAAAAHATFVEYYRWLTYLLLLILELLICLAVCLGMTKQSRRLLVMMMALAVLSVILSWTSLGASWATAVGTADFCVSPDKFIVNRSKEFLSADIANYYLFCSPNLPNPFQQSLTVSQRSLTTMQIQIQGLLQFSMPAFPTAEGSLFHAERPVRHPALVECQRIQSAPADSLARLSRTAQGLPGRPNGRMLRWRGRPPLPGFVLPAGGVRALCHAVCHLASVDANRQQVSVTGDKEYDDIDEEDPFNPQARRMSYNARRSNIHSFCSYTSSAGSQASIHPSPQADAAVPPAPEYMNQSMLFGGSPRYENVPLICRGSPPPSYSPGTRTTYLSTTEVQIR, encoded by the exons TCGGCGGGCTCTCTAAGAAGTGCGCAAACGGGCGTCCAGCGGCACCTGGAGCGTCTGGATGAGATCTTGGCCGCACGGGCCGACTACCTTCAGGCTCTGCACTTCGTGCGGCTGATGGTGAACAACGTCATCCGGGAGCTAAATGCCCTGCCCAACGTCGACAAAGCCAACATGGGGCTGACGGCCGCCGCGGCCCACGCCACCTTCGTTGAGTATTACAG ATGGCTGACCTACCTGCTCCTGCTGATCTTAGAACTGCTCATCTGTCTGGCCGTCTGTTTGGGGATGACCAAGCAGTCTCGGAGGCTGCTCGTCAT GATGATGGCCTTGGCCGTGCTGTCTGTGATCCTGAGCTGGACCTCACTGGGAGCCAGCTGGGCTACAGCTGTG GGCACCGCCGACTTCTGCGTGTCTCCCGACAAGTTTATCGTCAACCGAAGCAAAGAATTCCTCAGTGCGG ATATTGCTAACTATTATTTGTTCTGCAGTCCGAATCTACCCAACCCCTTCCAAcag TCGCTGACGGTCTCCCAGCGCTCGCTGACCACCATGCAGATCCAGATCCAGGGTTTGCTGCAGTTCTCCATGCCCGCCTTCCCCACCGCCGAG GGCTCTTTGTTTCACGCAGAGAGACCTGTTAGGCATCCAGCGCTTGTTGAATGCCAGCGAATTCAATCTGCACCAGCTGACAGCCTTGCTCGATTGTCGCGGACTGCACAAG GACTACCTGGACGGCCTAATGGGCGTATGCTACGATGGCGTGGAAGGCCTCCTCTACCTGGCTTTGTTCTCCCTGCTGGCGGCGTGCGCGCTCTCTGCCATGCTGTGTGCCATTTGGCAAGTGTGGACGCTAATCGGCAGCAGGTCAGCGTCACCGG AGACAAAGAATATGACGACATAGACGAGGAGGACCCGTTCAACCCTCAAGCGCGCCGCATGTCCTATAACGCCAGGAGGTCCAACATCCACAGCTTCTGCAGCTACACCAGCAGTGCCGGCAGCCAGGCCAGCATCCATCCTTCGCCTCAGGCGGACGCCGCTGTGCCACCCGCCCCAGAATACAT GAATCAGTCCATGCTGTTTGGCGGGAGCCCTCGGTACGAGAACGTCCCGTTGATATGCAGAGGATCCCCGCCCCCGTCG TACTCACCCGGTACGAGGACAACTTACCTGTCCACAACCGAAGTCCAGATCCGATGA